The following DNA comes from Vicia villosa cultivar HV-30 ecotype Madison, WI unplaced genomic scaffold, Vvil1.0 ctg.004915F_1_1, whole genome shotgun sequence.
AAGTttgagattttaaaaaaaaaatagtttgtaaATTTTacgagaaattaattattatgcacaatgtaaatatatatatatttttttttgctttcgcACCGGTTCCGACCTACATAGTAGATCGACTAATCCGGCTCGTGCTACGGAGACACGTGCACTGGCCAAGCGTTGTTTCTGCTaggaatcgaactcggtatttCCCGAATATCGCTATTTTGCAGAGACTCGTTTGCCACTCGAGCCCAAGCACTTGGTTTGCACAATGTAAATTTCTTTACACAATGAAAACATCATAAccattcataaatattattttataaatgatCAAAATTAAAGTCAAAATTTAACTAAAATTTAACTATTATGATTCATTGACTACatcaattaaattcattttataaaagaaaacttTTCATTTTAGTAAACTATAAATTAGTAGTAACATTTTGTAGACTATTACGAGGGGGTGAGAGAAAATATGATTTAAAACACCCCCTATAGATGAGTTATTATTAACCGTGGCCCAATTAAATAACACACCCGAGCAGTACTTGATTTCGGGTTTTCATTTTCAACAAATCATATAGATAATCAGAGGTGAATTTCGGGTATTAGGGTTTACATCAGCGAACGCCGCCGAACGCCACAACCACCAACGAAGCAATGGTTCTCAAGTATGTATTCATGCCGCTCTCTTCGATCATCTCTAGTTTTTTTTAATCAACGATTCTCAATTCTGCATCCAATAACTAGTTTTTAGGTATTCATTATTAGCTATATGTAGGTTAGCGTTTTAGATTTAATTTGTTGGTTACTTGATAATTAGTAATTGATATTGCCATTTCAGGACTGAACTCTGCCGATTCAGTGGTGCAAAGATCTACCCAGGAAGAGGCATCAGATTTATTCGTAGTGATTCACAGGTATTCTAAAAATGTCCCAAGCTTTAATTTGATCCATTTCTTTATCTAAATATTAGGTTAACTGATATATGagctttttgttgattttgtaggtttttctaTTTGTGAACTCGAAATGTAAGAGGTATTTCCACAACCGTTTGAAGCCTTCAAAGCTCACATGGACTGCCATGTACAGAAAGCAACACAAGAAGGTCATTGTTTTATCTTTTTATTGTTATGTTTGTAATATTAATTGAACAAAAACAGTATAATAACTTAAGCTTCTGAACTTAAAATTTCAATCAACCAATATATTTACAATGTGAAGATTTGTAGTTTCTCGTGTTGGGTTTGACCTGATTTTACTATGAACCAAGTAATTACCGAGTGTTAGATCAGCTTGTCCAGTACTTGTATTGAGTTAGATCTTCTTTAATTTTACAAATATGTTATGCAGGACATTGCCCAAGAAGCTGTGAAGAAGAGACGCCGTGCTACCAAGAAGCCATACTCTAGGTCCATTGTTGGTGCTACACTGGAAGTCATTCAGAAGAAAAGAGCTGAGAAGCCTGAAGTTCGAGATGCGGCCAGGGAAGCTGCTCTGCGGTGTGTTTCTTCTTTGACTTTTGCCGTGTTTTGCAATCtcgtttttatttaatttgcccTTGTTTTTTGCTTTCAATAATGAATGACATGTCTAATTATCTGAGTACATCCTGCAGTGAAATTAAAGAGAGGATTAAGAAAACAAAGGATGAGAAGAAAGCCAAGAAAGCAGAAGTTGCATCTAAAGCACAAAAATCAGGCAAAGGCAATGTTCAGAAAGGTGGTTTGCCCAAGGGTCCCAAATTGGGCGGCGGTGGCGGTAAACGCTGATTAGTTCTAGTTTTGGGTGCAAATTAAATACATTTACTTCTGTACCAATATTTTATTTGCTTGTTTAGCCTTTGATACCTAATTATCACACATGTTTTTGGAACTTCAGACAGTATCCGGTTACTTAATTTATATGCATTTTCCTAATGGTTCTATATTGTTTTGCCCCATTGATCTTCCATGTTCTTGTTTTAATTGGTAGTTTGACTCGGAAAATTAAATGCCCAAATATTAATTATCTCTGAAGATAGTTGAATTGCATCTTCTATGAACATGTTTACAGACTTggatcctctccatttttctctctttccctctccatcctctctatctctctctcttaatctcactcatcaataaaaaacaaaatttgattaagagagagaatgaaattaagagagagatagagaggatggagagggaagtagagaaaaatgaagaagagaatcaAAAGTGACATGTTTTACTATGTATCTCTGCTAATCATTAGGATTTTTTTTCCACTTAACCTCATACTCCGTAAGTTATTGATCGGTGCTACATACTgaggttttttttcttcttgaatgTACATTACTGCGTACGTAAGTTATTTGTGTCATTCTATATCACTTGCAAAGTATGTTGCAAACTAGAGGCTGATTAGTAATTTTTGGAATTGCTCCTTCCAATTCATTTTTTTATGGAGAATATTACTCACTCTTTACCGATaataagtttaattttttttttgtttaaaatgatCCATTAgcgttttatttttgaatttttgcacaactttaaaataatatattagacaAATATAATATCAGatcaatatttaatatttaagtgttttgttgtgattattattagtatgtattattatatatttttatatatatatatatatatatatatatatatatatatatatatatatatatatatatacatatatatatataaagcgagagtatatatatatatataaagcgaGAGTATTTTTAAAGCGAgagtatttatatatatatatatatatatatatatatatatatatatatatatatatatatatatatatatatatatatattgcgcGGATATGGGTACTAAGGTAACTGTATCTGCGCCCATATCCACTTATTTTCATGGGTAATTGTCTGTGTCCGTACTCACTTTTGCGGGTTTTTATCATATCCGCAGTGACTAATTTTTTAAGATACCCACTGGGGATGGGTACAATTGCCATCCCTAGTTATaatcatctataatataagaaaaataatggTTGCGAAAAATACAACCCAGCCCTTGACTTATTGGCTGCCATTTGTTCACTTTAGGGACTTTTATTGTCTAAATCTAACTTTTCTCAACTAATTCTACGTTCTAGTTCTATTGTAATCATATCTTGTATAACTAAATTTGACCACAACTAAACGATGCACGAAGTGGATTTTCTTCACCGATAAGTCATCAAATAGAAAAGGGAGTGAAGTCGACCCCATTCACGAGAGCGACACGAGTTTAGTAGTAGAAGTTTATCTGCTTTGACTTCTCCATTTCAAACAACTAGGCAGAATATGCAACCATCATCGTCCGACTCACTTTAGCATCATAAATGAGGGTAGATGAAGTCTAACAACGCATAATGGTATTGTTACAAGAGTATGTAGCCATATTCAAATAAAAACTTGACTCGTTCAAGGGATATGAGGTTTAAGATGTGCCAATAGAGAAGAACACGAAGGCTGATGTACTGTCGAAACCAGTGAGCATAAAAATGACATATATCAACCATTCTTTCATTCAAGAAAAATTTGTTATACCTAGTTTCCCCTCAACGATCAGTGTGCCCGatatgacaaaaggaacattagaaccATCATGGATCATCCAAATGATGACGTACTTAGAGCATAAGACTCTATCAATAGACCTTGTTGAAACTGATCTTATTAAATGGGCAACATGCTCATACTCAATTATATAGGATAAGTTCAACATAAGAGGTCTTATACCCCCTCTTAAAATGTTTAGAGCATGATGAAGCTGTATACACCCTTACCAAAGTCCATGAGGGTACCGCAAACATCTTGGCGTAGTGATGAAGAGATATTTATCCCGATCCTTCGTTGAAGCATCCATACAACATTGAATCTTAAAGAGATGGTAAAAAAGCGTCATGCTCGACACACTCCCCTTGTATTCACATAATTATTGGAATACTTTAATGTAGGCCCAACTCATCGGGTGCAATTGTGAATGGATGCTCAACAAATGATTGAATATGCTAGCCTCGAACGTGTTGAAGGGGTGACAAAGACCTATCAAAGAGAACAAACATTCATGAAGAGGGATAACACACCCACTGTACTTGTTACGCACACTTTTATCCTTTTCAAGGATAAGCACTCTTCAGTCAAAATAGGGCCCACCTCGGTAATGTCTTAATCTAATCCACCCTTTAGAGATAAAAGAAGACATTGTACCCAA
Coding sequences within:
- the LOC131642385 gene encoding large ribosomal subunit protein eL24, whose translation is MVLKTELCRFSGAKIYPGRGIRFIRSDSQVFLFVNSKCKRYFHNRLKPSKLTWTAMYRKQHKKDIAQEAVKKRRRATKKPYSRSIVGATLEVIQKKRAEKPEVRDAAREAALREIKERIKKTKDEKKAKKAEVASKAQKSGKGNVQKGGLPKGPKLGGGGGKR